A region from the uncultured Draconibacterium sp. genome encodes:
- a CDS encoding uroporphyrinogen-III synthase, with amino-acid sequence MKVKSILVSQPEPSTAKSPYFELAEKNGLKIDFRPFIQVEGVPAKEFRQTRIQILEHTAVIFTSRTAIDHFFRVAQELRITVPDSMKYFCISEATAFYLQKYIVYRKRKIFYADGRFTDLVNVMKKHKDEKFLVPLSDIHKQEIPSLLDKGGYSYTKAILYRTVSADLSDLADIKYDVLVFFSPSGIKSLYQNFPDFEQNSTRIACFGPSTAKAVRDAGLRLDIEAPTAQAPSMTMALDQYIKKSNKN; translated from the coding sequence TTGAAAGTCAAGAGCATTTTAGTTTCACAACCAGAGCCAAGTACAGCTAAATCGCCGTACTTCGAGTTGGCAGAAAAAAATGGGTTGAAGATTGATTTCAGACCATTTATTCAAGTTGAAGGAGTTCCTGCAAAAGAATTTCGCCAAACACGAATTCAGATACTGGAGCATACGGCTGTAATTTTTACAAGCCGCACTGCTATCGATCATTTTTTTAGAGTTGCACAGGAGCTGCGAATCACTGTGCCTGATTCTATGAAGTATTTCTGTATTTCTGAGGCTACGGCATTTTATTTGCAAAAGTACATCGTATACCGCAAGCGTAAGATTTTTTATGCTGATGGCCGATTTACCGACCTTGTTAATGTAATGAAGAAGCATAAAGATGAAAAATTTCTTGTGCCGCTGTCTGATATTCATAAACAAGAAATTCCAAGCCTGCTTGATAAGGGAGGATACTCGTATACCAAAGCAATTTTATACCGCACAGTAAGTGCCGATCTTTCAGATCTGGCAGATATAAAATACGATGTACTTGTATTTTTTAGTCCTTCCGGAATAAAATCACTGTACCAAAACTTCCCGGATTTTGAGCAAAACTCAACGCGTATAGCCTGTTTCGGGCCATCAACGGCAAAAGCCGTTCGCGATGCCGGACTAAGGCTGGATATTGAAGCTCCTACTGCTCAGGCGCCATCAATGACTATGGCCTTGGATCAGTACATCAAAAAGAGTAATAAGAATTAA